A DNA window from Psychrobacter jeotgali contains the following coding sequences:
- a CDS encoding anthranilate synthase component II: MNVLIIDNYDSFTFNLYQYVGEILHTELSQMPGNPKVSVKRNNEVTLEDIKSQNYDRIIISPGPGSPEDPAYFGVCSEVIKELGPSIPLLGVCLGMQGIAHVFGGDVVRAGVPMHGKTSPIRHDGQGVYKGLPQDIEIMRYHSLMVKADTLPECLEVTAVVSNEQFENDSLIDCVNKGEEIMGIRHKQFPIQGVQFHPESFATEGAKRLLANFLMQV; this comes from the coding sequence ATGAACGTTTTGATTATAGACAACTACGACTCTTTTACCTTCAACTTATACCAGTATGTGGGCGAGATACTGCACACCGAATTAAGCCAAATGCCGGGCAACCCTAAAGTTAGCGTCAAACGTAACAATGAAGTTACGCTAGAAGATATCAAATCACAAAACTATGACCGTATTATCATCTCCCCTGGCCCAGGTTCGCCAGAGGACCCTGCCTACTTTGGCGTCTGTAGCGAGGTGATAAAAGAGTTGGGACCGTCTATTCCCTTACTGGGGGTTTGCCTAGGGATGCAAGGTATTGCTCATGTATTCGGCGGTGATGTGGTACGGGCGGGCGTGCCCATGCATGGTAAGACCTCTCCCATTCGTCATGATGGACAAGGAGTGTATAAAGGGTTGCCTCAGGATATTGAAATTATGCGCTACCATTCATTAATGGTAAAAGCAGACACTCTGCCTGAATGTCTTGAAGTCACCGCAGTGGTCTCTAATGAGCAATTTGAAAATGACAGCTTAATTGACTGCGTCAACAAGGGTGAGGAAATTATGGGCATTCGTCATAAGCAGTTCCCTATCCAAGGGGTACAGTTTCACCCAGAGTCTTTTGCTACTGAGGGTGCCAAACGTCTGTTGGCCAACTTCTTGATGCAGGTATAA
- a CDS encoding amino acid ABC transporter ATP-binding protein gives MIKITNIQKAFGDNEVLKGIDLTIKKGSVVVILGPSGSGKTTFLRCLNALEVPEKGVVEFEDGSLTVDFSAKPSKQLMRRLQQKSGMVFQSYNLFPHKTAIENLMLGPVIAQGKNKQQVRAKALQLLEKVGLSDKVDLYPFQLSGGQQQRVGIARALAIEPDLLLFDEPTSALDPELVQEVLKTMQQLASEGWTMVVVTHEINFARNVADVVMLMEDGYVVEVGPPEQLFEHSEHPRTQAFLQRIKS, from the coding sequence ATGATAAAAATTACCAATATTCAAAAAGCCTTTGGTGACAATGAAGTATTAAAGGGCATTGATTTAACCATCAAAAAAGGCAGCGTGGTGGTGATACTCGGTCCCTCTGGCTCCGGGAAAACCACTTTTTTGCGCTGTCTAAATGCATTAGAAGTCCCTGAAAAAGGGGTGGTTGAGTTTGAGGATGGCAGCTTGACTGTTGATTTTTCTGCCAAGCCCTCAAAGCAGCTGATGCGCCGCTTACAACAAAAATCTGGCATGGTGTTTCAATCGTATAACTTATTTCCGCATAAGACGGCCATTGAAAATCTGATGCTAGGCCCCGTTATTGCCCAAGGCAAAAACAAACAACAGGTGCGTGCTAAGGCGCTTCAGTTACTAGAAAAAGTTGGCCTGTCAGATAAAGTAGACTTATATCCGTTTCAACTTTCAGGCGGACAGCAGCAGCGCGTGGGAATTGCAAGAGCATTGGCCATTGAACCTGATCTGTTATTGTTTGATGAGCCGACCTCTGCACTTGATCCTGAACTGGTACAAGAAGTGCTAAAGACCATGCAGCAACTGGCGTCTGAAGGGTGGACCATGGTTGTGGTTACCCATGAAATTAACTTTGCGCGCAATGTGGCCGATGTGGTGATGTTGATGGAAGATGGCTACGTAGTAGAAGTAGGCCCTCCTGAACAACTATTTGAGCACTCAGAGCACCCACGTACCCAAGCTTTCTTGCAGCGCATTAAGAGCTAG
- a CDS encoding amino acid ABC transporter permease: protein MISSLLTAIKDLLAMLPFMSPERAQIVIESFWPMLKGAIYYSIPLAIASFIIGMGIALVVALIRVVPRNALWHKIAYRIARVYVSAIRGTPMLVQLFIIFYGLPSIGIMLEPFPAAIIAFSLNIGAYASETVRASILSIPKGQWEAGSTVGLSYLQTFRHVILPQALRVSVPPLSNTFISLVKDTSLASLILVTEMFKQAQIITARNYEFMLVYTEAALIYWVICLALSTIQGRLETRLDRYVAK, encoded by the coding sequence ATGATATCCTCGCTATTGACTGCTATAAAAGATCTGCTTGCCATGCTGCCATTTATGTCGCCTGAGCGAGCGCAGATTGTTATCGAGTCTTTTTGGCCTATGCTAAAAGGCGCCATTTACTATTCAATCCCTTTGGCCATTGCTTCTTTTATTATCGGTATGGGGATTGCGCTAGTGGTGGCGCTTATCCGTGTGGTGCCTCGTAATGCGCTGTGGCATAAGATTGCTTATCGTATTGCACGCGTTTATGTCTCTGCCATACGTGGCACGCCCATGCTGGTACAGCTGTTCATTATTTTCTATGGACTACCTAGCATTGGTATCATGTTGGAGCCATTCCCAGCGGCCATCATTGCCTTCTCATTAAATATTGGTGCTTATGCTTCAGAGACCGTCCGAGCCTCTATTTTGTCTATTCCCAAAGGTCAGTGGGAAGCAGGCTCAACGGTAGGGTTAAGCTATTTGCAGACGTTTCGTCACGTTATTTTGCCGCAAGCTTTAAGGGTGTCTGTGCCGCCACTGTCTAATACCTTTATTAGCTTGGTAAAAGACACCTCATTGGCGTCATTAATCTTAGTGACTGAGATGTTTAAGCAGGCACAGATTATCACTGCCCGAAACTATGAGTTTATGTTGGTATATACCGAAGCGGCACTTATTTATTGGGTAATTTGTCTGGCACTAAGCACGATACAAGGCCGACTAGAGACCCGCTTAGACCGCTATGTGGCCAAATAG
- a CDS encoding amino acid ABC transporter substrate-binding protein, producing MKYKALRNITAMATGAILLAACNQNPSTDSAQDTEAAKTSKSDSDLLTRINNGGTINVGTEGTYPPYTYHDEQNKLTGYDVEVTRAVADKLGVKVDFKETQWDAMLAGLDAKRFDMVANQVSLTTPERQAKYDKADAYSWSGAVVLAPKSDSRFNSWESLKGLKSAQSLSSNYGELAQKYQAEVVPVDGMAQAVELVKQGRADFTLNDNLAVLDYLNKFPNSDLEIKLKAPKEEMTGSGLVLLKGNDEVVAKLNQAMKELQEDGTLTKLSQQFFGEDISKQ from the coding sequence ATGAAATACAAAGCATTGAGAAATATCACGGCGATGGCGACGGGCGCTATCTTATTGGCGGCTTGTAATCAAAACCCTTCAACTGACTCAGCTCAAGACACAGAAGCGGCAAAAACCAGCAAATCTGACTCGGATTTATTGACCCGTATTAATAATGGCGGGACCATCAATGTGGGCACTGAAGGCACATACCCTCCATACACCTATCATGATGAGCAAAACAAGCTAACTGGCTATGACGTTGAAGTTACCAGAGCGGTAGCTGATAAACTTGGCGTTAAAGTTGATTTTAAAGAGACTCAGTGGGATGCGATGCTTGCCGGCCTAGATGCCAAACGTTTTGATATGGTGGCCAACCAAGTTAGCTTGACCACCCCTGAGCGTCAAGCCAAATATGACAAAGCCGACGCTTATAGCTGGTCCGGTGCTGTGGTATTGGCCCCAAAATCAGACAGCCGCTTTAACTCGTGGGAATCGCTAAAAGGATTAAAATCTGCACAATCACTAAGCAGTAACTACGGTGAGTTGGCACAAAAATACCAAGCAGAGGTTGTTCCCGTAGATGGTATGGCTCAAGCGGTTGAATTGGTAAAACAAGGTCGTGCTGACTTTACTCTAAATGACAACTTGGCGGTACTAGATTACCTTAATAAATTCCCAAATAGTGATTTAGAAATCAAACTAAAAGCACCAAAAGAGGAAATGACAGGGTCAGGTCTGGTGTTATTAAAAGGCAATGATGAAGTGGTTGCCAAACTTAATCAGGCCATGAAAGAGCTACAAGAGGATGGTACATTAACTAAATTAAGCCAACAGTTCTTCGGTGAGGACATCAGCAAACAATGA